The genome window GCCTGTTCCATTAGTggcagtgacagaaaaaaggagCTTGCCTGGCCTTCATTCTCTCTATAAGCTATGTGCATTACTGTGAATGTGTTAAACTGTGTCAGAGAAATGATACATAACCACACTTACTTATCAACCAAACATTCACATAAATATAAGCATATTAACACCACTGAAGCCACTCATGACATTTTGCTGGCCTGAATACTGGTGGCATCATCTTCTCTAAACAGAACAGCTGATACTCCCCATCCTGTGGCAGACTCTTCAACACATAGCTCACATCAGGCCCTTCATACTGAGTGATTATCCTGCTCTGTGCATCCCTCACCCAAACTTTTTTTCCAAGCAAATCCTCTGATATAAATTGCTCCATGGTCACACAAATACTCAAAAAGCTCTGTGGTCCAAAGCTTTGCTGCAAAGGTTCAACATCTCAGTCAGTTCATCTTATCAGTATCAGGCAATGGCCGCTCAGCCATCAAATCTGCATTGGAATAGACATTAACATCACACTTAATGATGTTAATAGTGCATTgattttgtgctgctgcacttgACAGGATACAAAGTGATTTGTGTTCATCcaaataatgaaacaaacaaataaatctgcatttttaaatgattaGTTCTCAAGTACtggcaaaataaatgaatactgTGGATAAGCTGTCAGTGATGTTGGAAGCGATACTTATTTTACTGGTGGCTCTAATTATGTCACATAGGACTAATGTCTGAACAAGAGATCCGGTCTGGGACAAACAAAAATAGGCCCAAACTTCTAAATAAAGACATAACTGAGCAGTGCTGCTCAGTTCAGGAGCAAAGATTTCCATAACCCACAACGTCAAACTAACCTGAGTGTCTGTGAGATCCACTGATAGAGTAACATTCTCTGATCACTTGTCAGCAGCCAGCCTGAGAGCTGCCTGCGGCAACCTGCATAACTAGTTTGAAGCGAGAGGAATTTAGGAGACTTTCCTGCAAATCTGCCTTTACAACTTCACTTTCCACCTATTCGGCCGCCTAACAGGAGTAATGTTACCGATAAACATCCCGTGTCCACACGTGGATCATGACCAGCTTCTGATGAAATCATAACTTAGCTAGCTAACCTAAACACCCATCCCAGGTTGTTGGGAGCCGAGACCCGCAGAGAAGCATCTCCCTCccttcaaaaacacttttcttttccGTGCCTGAATCAAACATATATACAAACATTGACAGGCGGACGTATACATAGTCGTAGAGCTTATGTGAAAGCTAAAAGCCATCTATAAAACCATTACCATAGCAATATCAAACTTACACTCATGCTTAGATAAGCAGTTTCGCTTACGTACCTCTCTCACCGCGGCCAAAAAACATCAACTTCCGAGCGTCTGAGGGGCCCGAAGTTATCATCCACCACTTCGGGACGGTTTCCCGGACACACCGTGGAGGTTTATTATCCAGAAAGAGCACTGTTTGTTGTAGAAATGTTCAAGTTTCACAGCGTTGTTGCTCAGAGAACCTGTtgctgacagctctgtgtgtcACACCAACAACATGGCTGACGACAAGTGAGCGGTGGCTGTTAACGTCCGACAGTCCGccgagagggaggagggagacagggaggaatACAAGTCGAACAGACGGAGCAGGGGGACAATTGATGGGATAGCTGGTTggagaaagatgaggaagaTGGTAGTATTAGATATGCAGTCATTTTTCTCTCGTGTGAAGTTTCTACGTTGACTTCAGTTGTCCAGCGAATGCTTTAACGTTGTGTCGAGATAAGCACAAATATTGCTCAGCTAACTTAATTTTAGCTGACATTTTACCACATAAAATAACCTGAGCCAAAAGACATTATTAATTTCTTCTGAGTATTACGCTTAATTTAGTAGAACAGGTGACCTGACTGGTAAATAGTAGGGCCTACTTTACAGTTCACTACCATATGTGAAATTGTTTTAAGTGATAATGCCGTTAAAAAAGCTGAGGAATGTAAAATGAATGGAAAGTTTACTTTTTTTGGTTAGCCCCTACACACCCCATTGCTGACTACATAGACGCTAGTGCCTTGCGGCTGCTTTACGTTACATTTACGACATCGTCAAACGATTTTTGACGTAACGTAAGTTAGCGCGATTTGCTTCAAGTTTACAACTCAGGTGCCAGCTATTTCTATGCAAGTGGAGCAAAATGTTCAATAAAAAGCCCCGGAGGAACTTTCGGCAGAGAAAAGCAAACTCTAGTGAGGACGAGGACGAGCAGAAGAACCacggagatggagaggaaaatgagaaaggTCCAGTTGTGGTAAATAAGCCGTTCAGTCTGGCCCAGGGCCGCGGCATCTCTTGCAGTTCCAAGCGGGAAGCGAATTCTCCCAAGCCGGACAACAGTGACGGAGAAGACGGGGAGACGTTGGCAGTGTCAGACGAGAGAAAGAACGACAGGGATGGGATTAAGAAGACAACAAACTCCGTCCTCAGTTTCTCAGACGACAAAGAATGTAACTAAGTATAACTATTGAGTATAACTATGGTGTTTTGTCGTCAGTATTTTCAATGGTAGATCCAGTCAAACCCAGTTTAGCTAACGTTGGGTTAACGTTCTCAACGACAGTTGACGTTAGAGCAACGCAAGagcaaaaggagaaatgagatGAATCTGAAATGACTGGCAGGGACGAggattttttaatgttttatattgGGCGTAAAATAATGTAGATTATGACAGAATATATTTGATCAGAATTGTTAGTAAGATTTGATTTAACCGGACAGTGTCAACATGCCCAGCACCAAGAGTCCCTTCATGTTCACTTCCGGTTCACTGCATGtcagttttacttttttgtaagtattttttattgatttaaattttttttaGGCAATGTGAACAACTAAAATATGCCATCAATGTAGTTGGGTCCTGTGTCTGCTATATGAGTGACTGTGTTAAAAGGGGTGGCCCTTTGTCAAAGTTAAGATTTTGCTCATGGatctttggttttctttttcctgtcatAGCTGAGGGGCCAGCATTTAAAGTGAAGAAGTCCTCAGATAAAGCTGTGCTGTTCCAAGTTAGTAAGAAGAAGACTTCCTCTGCCAAGACCACCCACAGCACAGGTTGGTACCCAACTGGTTCATATTAGAAACACTCATGACCCTTCCACACCAGCAGGTCACTATGATAGATGTCGCATTGCATGCACAAATCTTCGCATTCGATGCGTGTGCACTTAACACATGTCAGGTGACAGCTTATTAAGTACACAGAACTAACTCTAATACAGTCTGatacaacagccctgcaggGAATCCTGCTTCATGAAGGATATGCTAaggttcagtttttgttgaaacgGTTTTAGAGAGGTGTCGATTCAACCTTAATGTCATCTTACATCTCTGAGTCTGTAGTTTGTGGTTCCAACAACATCAGTGCATCCAATAAACTGACAGCTGATTGTACATCCTGATGAAATAGTTGGTTGTAGTATAATTAGTAAAGTATTTATGGAAAAGGGGTAAAGCATCAGTATGTCAGCAAAGACAGAAGATTCTCGTGTAGAGGTACTTTGGTCTCAAGAAAGTACTTATACAAAATTCTATCATGTTGAAAATGGTTTAGGATGAAGGATTTTCTCATAATGTGATCAAATTTGCCAGTGTCATCATTTTTAGTATTGCatgtctccctctgctctctccaagCCCCAGCAGGTGGACATGTCCCACCATCTGGTTCTTTCAGGCAAGATTATGGCAGTCAGGCTTCACCACATGCTCTGcaccatgatgatgatgatgatgatgatgatgatgatgaggatgatgatgaggatggggGAGACGGTgatggtgacagtgacagtgacaatgaTGAAGTTGGTGTCAGGTCTCCCTCAGTCAGCTCGACTTCAGACTCCAGCCACTCTGCTATTAAACCAggtatgtgtttctgtgggtgtccactgtatgtgtgtgtgtgtcagggagaaAAGGTAGAGTTGTTTCCATCaccatgtatttttatgctcaTTTTGAAGTATCGTATTAAAAGAGCTGTTCCAccctgagagaaaaagaagctgTTTCACAGATTAAAACGTCTCCTCATTGCTTCACAGAGCTCTaatgtaaccttcctcacattaacacaacaaacaaacaaacacaacttacAGATTTTCATCGTGTTTTCAACGTTTTTTTAATCACCATTTGCGGTTCAAGTGGCAGTCTTTTATCTTCTGACCAGAGAGTTGGCGCCACCCGCTCCTTATCTTGATGATCAAACCTCTAATAATCACAAAACGATAGTGGATTGAAGCAATAATTCATGTGCATTTTCTTTCGTCGATTTTCTCAAAAATTGGTTAAAATTTGTGATACTTTTGGATTGATACTTAGCAACTTTCAAAGGTCGcataaatgtgtgcatttgGGTGTTTTAAATCTGCATATGGTTATTGGTCTGTGCAGGTTTAAAGTTTTAGAGAacagacaaaatcaacattCATTATGGAGGCTTCAGGTtcgtacatacatacacacacagcgtACGTACAACTTGGCTTTATCATTGAGATAAATGAGGCATTATCAGACATTCTTTTCAGGGTATAattgcagtgtgtttttatcattGAATACCAGATAGGAACAATTTCAGAATCATCTGTCGTCACTACTAGtgagaaaaatatatacagtaacaTAGATGTTTATGTCGGCATTTCCAGCCATGTTAAGAAGTCAACTGTCTGTTGCTATGGACTTGCTGCCAGTATTGCATATAATAATTGGTATTTATTGTGTGTACTATTACTATTGGTGCGTGTGGGGGTGCATGCCCATGtgttactcacattgtgggacATAAATCTCAATGCATCCTTATGTATACTTGCATTAATGTGTCTGTCAATTTGTCTCTACAGTTGTTATCCCAAATGCTGAAGAGATCCAGGCAGCCAGAAAGAGGCGTCAGGCCATCCGAGCCCAAAAAGAGTTCATTCCCCTGGATAGAGATGGCCGGAGCTCCGCTGGTAGTACTCCAGATCACTACAGCAGGGACgatgatgaagacagaattgatgatgatgatgatgagccaGATGACCATGAGAGAAGAATTGAGTTTGCCCCACGATTGAAGAGCATCAGGGAAAGGATTGCGGAGAAACTTGGTAtgagagggaggcagaaagGGGAGATGGGCTGAAGAGGTTTTGCACCAAATTGTGGGAATGTGAGGTGgaccatttgtgtgtgtgtgtgtgtgtgtgtgtgtgtgtgtgtgtgtgtgtgtgtgtgtgtaatctagGAGGGAGTGATGGAGAAGAGCAGGAGCTTTGGGAGGAGACACAAATTGGGAAGGGAGTCAAGACACGTCCAGGAGAACAGGTAGGAAGAGATCCTTCTTACTCCTTttcccatttatttatttatttgtttgtttgtttgtttctgttttttcggCTTTCTTTCTTGTATGATTTCTCTGGGTCTCGTTCTTTCTGTATGGATCTCGCGTCCCATGTagcacaaaactgcaaaacGGGCCACTCTCAAATGGCAGAATAGTCTCCTTTTCTGAAGACTTGGGCCTTCCATCAATACTCCCCTCTGTTCTGCAGCTTTGACATCTTTtatccttctcttttcttctcctcagagCCCATCTGGCAGTGAATCAAGCCGCTACAgcagttacagcagcagcagttgcagcaaGCAAGACAGGCgaaaacaaaagaagagatCAGCAGGGGTCAGAATCCCAAAGACTCTTCCTCCCATCAGTGTTTCAATGGTCAAGAAGAGGATTGCTGGAAAGTAAGTTTCTTCTTGCTTTAGTAGTCTTAATGTGGCATCACATCATCAATTTGACGTAATAGTGAAAACATTCATGAATTAAATATTGGTCTGATAAGCCTTGATATTGTACTAAACAATATTTCCGCAtacatttttctggtgtttttgtctgttcCTCACTTCACAACTCTCtctaatatttttttctctAGACTAGACTCTCTGAAGGAGGtgcacagagcacagcaggcagAGCTGCGGAGGATGGAGGGCGATGTGGAGAGTGCTAAAACCTCAGCAGAGACTCTGGAGGAAAGTTCCTCAGAGAGCCAGCTGAAGTTTTACAGGGCCATGACCCTCTATGTCCACAACCTGGTGGAGTGTCTACGGGAGAAGGTCAGAAATGAGTAAATCTGTTCAGTCAATCTCCTTGTTAACTATAAATAAACGgtgttgttttcattgatgtataattacctgaaaataagaatcgtgTTTTGTTACCTTATAATGAGCCTTTTATATCTTTTTAAATGATGGTGAATGGTTTAACACATGTGATTCTGTCTGATCTCAGAGCTGTCTGTTTGTCGAACGACAGCTTGAAACAGGTTTGGCCCTACTTCTGGGCAAAGGGATCAAAACTGGGAGCTGCAGAAAAACTCCCCCTTCTGAGGATAAACTTTGATAATTTGATGACTGAGGATAAATAAACCCTTTTGGCAGGTTGTTGAGATCAACTCACTGGAACTGGAGTtgcacactctgctgtctgaccAGATGGAGGTGCTGTTGGcgcagagaagacagaggatcAAGGAGCAGGCTGAtagcctgcagcagctcagctgtgagtaacatctgtgtgtctgttggtgcATTCGTGATCAAAGTGTAAATGTACAGTAAGTCTCAAAATACATCTCACTTTTTTAGATTCCATAGATGAGCAGAGTGGAAACTCAGGCAATGGAACGGAAACTCAAGGGTGAGTTCGTCTTTGGTTGAGTATATCAAATATACTCTATCCATAAACAGCTTGTTGCAGTAGTATATAAGAAATGCTTACAAAAAGAATTTAACCAAATTCAGTGCAAAAGTGTTAAAAAAGGATGTACAAGGTCTGAAAAATTGTGCCACTCTACTCTTATTTATagatatttgtgtatttgttcgACACATTGCAGCGAGGCAGACACTGTTGTTAAAACTGAGCAAGACTTCGATAtacctgaagacacacagctttcagcagaggaggaggagcagctgcagaggaaaacaggtgAGGTGGAATTAAATCTGTTCAGCTAAAAGCTTCATACTGTAGACCAGTACTTTAGTTTAACAGTGCAGCGTTAACAGTGTAAAGAATTGTCAGGCTGTAATAGAAGTCTGTACTCTGATGcctttgttgcttttttcacttccctctctgctcccctctcCAGCTGATATCCTCTTGAGGTCCCAGgcagtgttttctgatgtcCAGGACGAGTTCAGCGAAGTTAAGAAGATTCTGTCCCGCTTTGAAGAATGGAGAGGGTCTTACTCCGACTCTTACCACAGTGCCtacatctctctgtgtctgcccaAATTGTTGAACCCTGTCATAAGACATCAGCTGCTGGCATGGAACCCACTAAAGGTACATGTGAATACAAGCCCGGACTAGCTTATACATACATGACATTTTGGGTCCAAagtaatttgtgtgtgtttcagggtgaTAGTGGGGACTTTGAAAACCTCCCGTGGTTCACAGCAGTGGAGACGTTTTGCCACGGTCATGGCCATGAGGAGCtggagcacacagacagacagacactgtctAATGTCATAGAAAAGACTGTCCTACCCAAGAtaacaggtaacacacacacacacacatacacacacacacacacacacacacacacacacacacacacaagcatgcgcTGCCCTCTCTCAAAAtgttctttgtctgtctcatcTCTTTAACTGCCTACTCCTGCAACTCCTGTCTGTTTTGCTCTGTCTTTGTTCAGCCTATGTGGACCTGGTGTGGGACCCCATGTCCTgccatcagtcagtctgtctgtctgatgtttgCCACAGACTGAAGGAGGACTATTCCATCtttgaaggagagcagagtaaACCGGTCAAGGTAAAGAAACTTACATGCCAACCCAGAAATCATTCCACTAACAATA of Chaetodon auriga isolate fChaAug3 chromosome 1, fChaAug3.hap1, whole genome shotgun sequence contains these proteins:
- the gcfc2 gene encoding intron Large complex component GCFC2, whose product is MFNKKPRRNFRQRKANSSEDEDEQKNHGDGEENEKGPVVVNKPFSLAQGRGISCSSKREANSPKPDNSDGEDGETLAVSDERKNDRDGIKKTTNSVLSFSDDKESEGPAFKVKKSSDKAVLFQVSKKKTSSAKTTHSTAPAGGHVPPSGSFRQDYGSQASPHALHHDDDDDDDDDDEDDDEDGGDGDGDSDSDNDEVGVRSPSVSSTSDSSHSAIKPVVIPNAEEIQAARKRRQAIRAQKEFIPLDRDGRSSAGSTPDHYSRDDDEDRIDDDDDEPDDHERRIEFAPRLKSIRERIAEKLGGSDGEEQELWEETQIGKGVKTRPGEQSPSGSESSRYSSYSSSSCSKQDRRKQKKRSAGVRIPKTLPPISVSMVKKRIAGKLDSLKEVHRAQQAELRRMEGDVESAKTSAETLEESSSESQLKFYRAMTLYVHNLVECLREKVVEINSLELELHTLLSDQMEVLLAQRRQRIKEQADSLQQLSYSIDEQSGNSGNGTETQGEADTVVKTEQDFDIPEDTQLSAEEEEQLQRKTADILLRSQAVFSDVQDEFSEVKKILSRFEEWRGSYSDSYHSAYISLCLPKLLNPVIRHQLLAWNPLKGDSGDFENLPWFTAVETFCHGHGHEELEHTDRQTLSNVIEKTVLPKITAYVDLVWDPMSCHQSVCLSDVCHRLKEDYSIFEGEQSKPVKILIEAVIGRLRSCADEDVFIPLYPKKFLEDQSSPQCRFRDQQFWAAIKLLGNMGKWDSLLPESELKELMLDKLLNRYLMITLCSQTLHNSAVHACRKIADSLPLSWFKGETVCLPQLQNFKTHLVQKVHTICKEQHPEDPNTRSAVVEVLQILSRIRCNDSIMALADKYHYEDAIYSHQLLNQETL